In the genome of bacterium, one region contains:
- a CDS encoding DEAD/DEAH box helicase family protein, translating to MKDYSTEADARIVIDDLLRQAGWDPADKSQVLTEVSIRDTSSVISESVAPYGYKPSLITKDGDVIPTGRADYVLMDRRGRPLAIVEAKRSAIEPYTAKQQALPYAKIIAAPFIFLTNGELIYFWDYGNDDARIVNSFFSRRDLERLVEMRATRRPLATIEIPEYYLRQGETRQVRPYQREAMQALDHAVELGKRRFLIELPTGTGKTDLVCICIKRLIQAGRAERVLFLVDREQLAKQALEAIQDILNHYSSYWLRPGMVRQEQQITVCLLQTMISRYTEFTSGYFDVVIADECHRSIYGSWQTALTHFDALHIGLTATPSAYIERNTFQFYQCRDGQPDFAFPILQAFQEGYLCPYKFATGITQILAEGAEIDDETYDPAEFERKWTNEDTNRKMMEEFNRLAWENYKELAPGQKTAPGKAIVFAITKHHAARLAHYLNELHPELKGQYAEVITSDVANADDLIRKFKREDYPQVAVSVGMLDTGFDCREVLHLVMCRRVRSPILYQQMRGRGTRTADHIQKQKFVIYDFFGNHEYFNDSDTDIFTGTGRGHALGGERKPPKPPGDLVELGLEDEWLHAVTYVEVGPEGERVDKRDYVTNWESTVRSALKDDPIIQKVRRGEFLTEGEEKALADRLNRPGMYFNEDNLRRAYRQPGGNLIDFIKAALGSLKIKPREEELTENFQAWLVAKSITPQQAQYLSLLKNRGIARGRIELEDLFQPPLSILNAAELGVELFGERGLKEIIQDLNDSVFRKAI from the coding sequence GTGAAGGATTATTCCACTGAAGCAGATGCCAGGATTGTCATCGACGATCTGCTCCGCCAAGCGGGGTGGGATCCCGCCGACAAGTCACAGGTGCTCACCGAGGTGTCTATTCGTGACACGTCTTCGGTGATTTCTGAATCCGTGGCCCCTTATGGGTACAAACCCAGCCTGATAACGAAAGATGGTGATGTGATACCAACCGGTCGCGCTGACTATGTCTTGATGGACCGTCGCGGACGCCCGCTTGCCATTGTCGAAGCGAAACGCTCTGCGATAGAACCCTATACAGCTAAACAACAGGCTTTACCTTATGCAAAGATAATTGCCGCACCGTTCATCTTTCTTACCAACGGCGAGCTCATCTATTTCTGGGACTACGGCAACGACGACGCCCGTATCGTCAATTCCTTCTTTTCCCGCCGTGACCTTGAACGCTTGGTGGAGATGCGCGCCACCCGAAGGCCGCTCGCGACCATAGAAATCCCCGAGTATTACCTCCGCCAGGGCGAGACCCGGCAGGTGCGTCCCTATCAGCGAGAGGCCATGCAGGCCCTGGACCACGCTGTGGAACTCGGCAAGCGTCGTTTTCTGATTGAACTACCTACCGGGACAGGCAAGACGGATCTCGTCTGCATATGCATTAAGCGCCTCATCCAGGCCGGACGCGCCGAGCGCGTTTTGTTCCTGGTAGACAGGGAACAGCTCGCCAAACAGGCGCTCGAAGCCATTCAAGACATTCTGAACCATTACAGCAGTTACTGGCTGCGGCCAGGCATGGTACGGCAGGAGCAACAGATTACCGTCTGCCTGCTTCAGACCATGATCAGCCGTTATACGGAATTCACCAGCGGCTACTTCGACGTGGTGATAGCCGACGAATGCCACCGTTCCATCTATGGCTCTTGGCAGACGGCGCTCACCCATTTTGATGCACTACACATAGGGCTGACCGCTACCCCCTCCGCCTATATCGAGCGGAACACGTTCCAATTCTATCAGTGCCGCGACGGCCAGCCGGATTTTGCCTTTCCGATCCTCCAGGCGTTTCAGGAAGGATATTTGTGTCCTTATAAATTCGCCACCGGTATCACCCAAATCCTTGCTGAGGGCGCGGAGATCGATGATGAGACCTATGATCCGGCCGAATTCGAACGCAAATGGACAAACGAGGACACCAACCGCAAGATGATGGAAGAGTTCAATCGGCTCGCCTGGGAGAACTACAAAGAGCTTGCCCCGGGTCAAAAAACCGCACCGGGCAAAGCTATTGTCTTCGCGATTACCAAACACCATGCTGCAAGGCTGGCTCATTACCTGAACGAACTGCATCCTGAACTCAAAGGTCAGTATGCCGAGGTTATCACGAGCGATGTTGCCAACGCCGATGATCTCATCCGCAAGTTCAAACGTGAGGACTATCCGCAGGTAGCCGTCAGCGTGGGTATGCTGGATACCGGCTTCGACTGCCGGGAGGTTCTCCATCTGGTAATGTGCCGCCGGGTGCGCAGCCCCATCCTCTACCAGCAGATGCGGGGTCGCGGAACGCGCACGGCGGATCATATCCAGAAACAGAAATTTGTCATCTACGACTTCTTCGGTAACCACGAATACTTCAACGACAGCGATACCGACATTTTCACCGGCACCGGTCGCGGACATGCTCTGGGCGGCGAACGCAAGCCGCCCAAACCGCCAGGCGACCTTGTCGAGCTTGGCCTCGAGGACGAGTGGCTTCATGCAGTCACTTATGTCGAGGTGGGGCCGGAGGGTGAGCGGGTCGATAAGCGCGATTATGTCACCAACTGGGAAAGCACCGTTCGATCGGCCTTGAAGGATGACCCGATCATCCAGAAGGTGCGGCGGGGAGAATTCCTCACCGAAGGCGAGGAAAAGGCGCTGGCTGACCGGTTAAACAGGCCGGGGATGTATTTCAACGAGGATAACCTTCGCAGGGCTTACCGACAGCCGGGCGGCAACCTGATCGATTTCATCAAGGCCGCTCTGGGTAGCCTCAAGATCAAACCCCGCGAAGAGGAGTTGACCGAGAATTTCCAGGCATGGCTAGTCGCAAAATCGATCACACCCCAGCAGGCGCAGTATCTATCACTCCTCAAGAACCGCGGCATCGCCCGCGGCCGCATCGAGCTGGAGGATTTGTTCCAGCCGCCACTTTCCATTTTGAATGCGGCAGAGTTGGGCGTTGAGCTCTTCGGCGAGAGGGGGCTCAAGGAAATCATCCAGGATTTGAACGATTCGGTTTTTAGAAAAGCTATATGA
- a CDS encoding protein-L-isoaspartate(D-aspartate) O-methyltransferase: MPGGGLFLKDFEVARRKMVETQIAARGIRNPRVLQVMREIPRHLFLDEGMWEQAYQDHPLPIGEKQTISQPYIVALMTEALEPTPRDRVLEIGTGSGYQTAILASLCEWVYSVERIRSLALRARKVLDQLRLYNVSIRIGDGTEGWMENAPYNGILVTAGAPEIPEPLKEQLADGGRLVIPVGDRFSQTLYKVIRRGQEFHQEDLGGCRFVDLVGKYGWNP, translated from the coding sequence ATGCCTGGTGGAGGACTTTTTTTGAAAGACTTCGAAGTGGCCCGCCGTAAGATGGTTGAGACCCAAATAGCGGCCCGTGGCATCAGAAACCCCAGGGTGCTGCAGGTGATGAGGGAGATCCCGCGCCACCTTTTTCTGGACGAAGGCATGTGGGAACAGGCCTATCAGGATCACCCACTACCCATAGGCGAAAAGCAAACAATTTCACAGCCTTATATAGTGGCCCTCATGACAGAGGCCCTGGAGCCCACACCCAGGGACCGGGTCCTGGAAATAGGAACCGGCTCCGGTTATCAGACAGCCATACTGGCCAGCCTTTGCGAGTGGGTATACTCAGTGGAGAGAATCCGATCCCTGGCTCTAAGGGCCAGAAAGGTCCTGGATCAGCTCAGGCTCTACAATGTCTCCATACGCATTGGGGATGGCACCGAGGGTTGGATGGAAAATGCCCCCTACAACGGCATTCTTGTGACTGCCGGGGCCCCGGAGATTCCTGAACCCCTCAAGGAGCAGCTTGCCGACGGAGGCCGTTTGGTGATTCCCGTGGGTGACCGCTTCTCCCAGACTCTCTACAAGGTCATCCGCAGGGGGCAAGAATTTCACCAGGAAGATCTTGGAGGCTGCCGTTTCGTGGACCTGGTGGGAAAGTATGGCTGGAATCCTTAG
- the surE gene encoding 5'/3'-nucleotidase SurE: MSLILVCNDDGIHSEGLRALADALSPLGEVVAVAPDREQSASSHALTMHRPLRLKQVAPGFFSVDGTPTDCILLAMHRVLRGRRPDLVISGINKGANLGDDILYSGTVSAAMEGARMGIPSFAVSVAARKDFRFQAACVFSRKLASRILQSGHPACLLLNVNVPNCAPEEIRGVRVTRQGKRLYNGAVVEKTDPRGQDYYWIGGEEPGYEELRDSDIEAVLEGWISVTPLRLDLTDEESMVRLREECLVEDFF, encoded by the coding sequence ATGAGCCTGATTCTTGTCTGTAACGATGACGGTATTCACTCAGAGGGACTCAGGGCCCTTGCCGATGCACTGAGCCCCCTGGGCGAAGTGGTGGCCGTGGCTCCTGACAGGGAGCAAAGCGCCTCCAGTCACGCCCTGACCATGCACCGTCCCCTTAGGCTGAAACAGGTGGCTCCGGGCTTTTTCTCCGTGGATGGCACCCCAACGGATTGTATTCTTCTGGCCATGCATAGGGTGCTCAGAGGAAGAAGACCGGATCTTGTCATCTCAGGGATAAACAAAGGGGCTAACCTGGGAGATGACATCTTGTACTCGGGAACCGTATCGGCGGCCATGGAAGGAGCCAGGATGGGGATACCATCTTTTGCCGTGTCTGTTGCTGCCAGGAAGGATTTCAGATTCCAGGCTGCCTGTGTTTTTTCCAGGAAACTGGCCTCCAGGATTCTGCAAAGCGGGCACCCAGCATGTCTACTTTTGAATGTGAATGTCCCCAATTGCGCCCCAGAGGAAATAAGAGGAGTGCGTGTCACGAGGCAGGGCAAGAGGCTGTACAACGGGGCTGTGGTGGAGAAGACCGACCCGAGGGGACAGGATTATTACTGGATAGGGGGTGAGGAGCCAGGATACGAGGAACTTAGAGATTCGGACATAGAGGCAGTATTGGAAGGTTGGATCTCTGTTACTCCTTTGCGCCTGGATCTCACGGACGAGGAGAGCATGGTGCGCCTCAGGGAGGAATGCCTGGTGGAGGACTTTTTTTGA
- a CDS encoding sigma-54 dependent transcriptional regulator has protein sequence MMDVLLTFTGFHDPYFKGLVDQEEQPGPILSLLTTRSFEHIFLFDTPSTQRITEETKDAIKKIYHRSEVHVLEINLADPTSYQEIFRGLRAHLHRIIEDFAPARFFVAVASGTPHMHACWVLLTASGEIPARILHVRPPQFVTKQHPLVTEVDLSSREFPTVRFQDGPIPVEESRVDADSVRAQLGIVGDHPAIQRSLEMGAMLAPSQAPVLIFGETGTGKELFARYIHRLSGRPREIFVAVNCAAIPEDLVESLLFGHKKGAFTGAINDQVGKFDTADKGTLFLDELGELPMPAQAKLLRVLQDGLVEPIGQVKPHKVDVRIVGATNRDLRKLVRQGKFREDLFYRLNVGEIKLPPLRERRSDIPKLALHILDRLNDSLRRPKRLSAEALSRLQSHNWAGNVRDLENVIERSVRLCRNDVLDADDLLITEPVTYADPLDALPEPYEGFSLDEFLGSARKQMILRALEAANGNQSQAARMLGITPQAVHKFLQSRPKT, from the coding sequence ATGATGGATGTTCTGCTGACATTTACAGGGTTTCATGACCCATATTTCAAGGGATTGGTTGACCAGGAAGAACAGCCTGGACCCATCCTTTCCCTCTTAACAACACGCTCATTCGAACATATCTTTCTCTTCGATACACCAAGCACTCAGCGGATTACCGAGGAAACGAAGGACGCTATAAAAAAGATCTATCACAGGAGCGAGGTTCACGTTCTCGAAATCAACCTTGCCGATCCAACAAGTTATCAAGAGATATTCAGGGGGCTCAGAGCTCATCTTCATCGCATCATTGAGGATTTTGCTCCAGCACGTTTCTTTGTCGCAGTGGCATCGGGAACCCCTCACATGCATGCCTGCTGGGTTCTCCTTACAGCTTCCGGCGAAATTCCCGCCCGCATCCTCCATGTGCGACCACCGCAGTTTGTAACGAAACAGCATCCGCTAGTTACCGAGGTGGATCTATCCTCCCGTGAGTTCCCTACCGTCAGGTTCCAGGACGGACCTATCCCTGTTGAAGAGAGCCGGGTCGATGCTGATTCTGTCAGGGCGCAACTTGGCATTGTGGGGGATCACCCCGCGATTCAGCGTTCTCTGGAGATGGGTGCCATGCTGGCCCCATCACAGGCTCCTGTCCTCATCTTTGGTGAGACAGGCACCGGCAAGGAGCTATTCGCACGGTACATTCACCGATTGAGTGGAAGGCCGCGAGAGATCTTTGTTGCTGTAAATTGTGCCGCAATTCCAGAAGACCTTGTCGAGAGCCTGCTGTTCGGTCACAAGAAAGGAGCCTTTACTGGCGCGATCAACGACCAGGTTGGCAAGTTCGATACGGCAGATAAGGGGACCCTTTTCCTTGATGAACTGGGAGAGCTTCCCATGCCCGCACAGGCCAAGTTGCTTAGAGTTCTTCAAGATGGACTGGTGGAGCCGATTGGGCAGGTCAAGCCGCATAAGGTTGACGTTAGGATTGTGGGGGCGACGAATCGGGACTTACGCAAGCTGGTGAGGCAAGGTAAATTCCGTGAAGATCTTTTTTATAGGCTCAACGTCGGTGAAATCAAACTTCCTCCGCTCCGTGAAAGACGCTCTGACATTCCCAAACTGGCGCTTCACATTCTCGATAGATTGAATGACTCATTGCGACGACCCAAGAGGTTGTCGGCGGAAGCCTTGTCCAGGCTGCAATCTCACAACTGGGCGGGGAATGTTCGCGATCTGGAAAACGTCATCGAGAGGTCTGTTCGTCTTTGCCGCAATGATGTTTTGGACGCAGACGATCTCCTGATCACGGAACCGGTCACCTACGCGGACCCACTGGATGCACTTCCCGAGCCCTACGAGGGATTCTCATTGGATGAGTTTCTCGGGAGCGCTCGGAAGCAAATGATTCTCCGTGCGCTTGAAGCAGCCAATGGCAACCAAAGCCAAGCGGCTCGAATGCTTGGGATCACGCCGCAGGCGGTGCACAAGTTCCTGCAATCGAGACCAAAGACTTAA
- a CDS encoding thermonuclease family protein: protein MPTFTVTSVIDGDTFEVTPQWQWNGQTGTRVRPTGYYAPELHTYGGQVAKDKLARLILGQQIELRTAYRIDRGRLVCDVFFRNRNLAEYFDR, encoded by the coding sequence ATGCCTACATTTACGGTCACATCAGTCATCGACGGCGATACGTTCGAGGTCACCCCTCAGTGGCAATGGAACGGGCAGACCGGAACCCGTGTCCGCCCCACAGGCTACTATGCCCCGGAACTTCACACTTATGGAGGCCAGGTCGCAAAGGACAAGCTCGCAAGGCTCATCCTTGGGCAGCAGATTGAGCTTCGCACAGCCTACAGAATCGACCGCGGTCGGCTGGTCTGCGATGTGTTTTTCAGGAACCGGAACCTCGCGGAGTATTTCGATCGATGA
- a CDS encoding sugar nucleotide-binding protein, whose translation MARVLIVGASGYVGTFLLDLLRRKALEVLPTFFRHPKTQGSDERFLDIRDPKGVQALLREFRPHVIFHLAYDMEDLDGSVVRGTRNLLEAWTCTGRQGRFFYMSTDMVFDGENPPYEETDLPRPVIPYGEAKLKAELMALEAGACVLRSSLVYGLSPMDPRTESLRLGLMRGVFDYPYFEDEMRSAIALEDLCLAMAQLALAEGPIPPIVHLAGPESLSRYCLACLLAEAMGFDPGPIPRAKLGDTRMPRPRDLTLEVSLAARLLGWSPRSVKEALKGVRRPVS comes from the coding sequence ATGGCAAGAGTCCTCATTGTGGGAGCAAGCGGGTACGTGGGCACATTCCTCTTGGATCTGCTCAGGAGAAAGGCTCTGGAGGTGTTGCCCACCTTTTTTAGACACCCCAAAACACAGGGGTCGGATGAGAGATTCCTGGATATTAGAGACCCCAAAGGGGTCCAGGCTTTGTTGAGGGAGTTCAGGCCCCATGTAATCTTCCACCTGGCCTATGACATGGAAGATCTGGATGGAAGCGTGGTACGAGGCACCAGGAACCTTTTGGAGGCATGGACCTGCACGGGCAGACAGGGGCGTTTTTTCTACATGTCCACTGACATGGTCTTCGACGGGGAAAATCCTCCTTACGAAGAGACGGATTTGCCCAGGCCCGTGATCCCTTATGGGGAAGCAAAACTCAAGGCAGAGCTCATGGCCTTGGAGGCCGGAGCTTGCGTGCTGAGGAGTTCTTTGGTCTATGGATTGTCTCCAATGGATCCCCGCACGGAATCTTTGAGACTTGGGCTTATGAGAGGGGTCTTCGATTACCCTTACTTCGAGGATGAGATGCGCTCGGCCATAGCCCTGGAGGACCTTTGTCTTGCCATGGCCCAGTTGGCCCTGGCAGAAGGACCCATTCCTCCCATTGTTCATCTGGCCGGGCCCGAGTCCCTGAGCCGCTACTGCCTGGCCTGCCTTTTGGCCGAGGCCATGGGCTTTGACCCAGGGCCCATCCCAAGGGCCAAACTTGGGGATACTAGGATGCCGAGGCCCAGGGATCTCACACTGGAGGTTTCTCTGGCTGCAAGACTTCTGGGCTGGAGCCCGCGTTCGGTAAAAGAGGCCCTAAAAGGTGTGAGAAGGCCAGTATCCTAG
- a CDS encoding GxxExxY protein, which produces MSKIRFEEESYQIRGAVFEVYREMGCGFLEAVYQECMERELKRAGIPFISQAELILHYKNEKLNQTYRPDFVCFGKIILEIKAVKELSDEHRAQVHNYLKATGYELGFLVNFGHYPKAQIERIVL; this is translated from the coding sequence ATGAGCAAAATCCGGTTTGAAGAAGAGAGTTACCAAATACGAGGGGCTGTCTTTGAGGTTTACCGGGAGATGGGATGTGGATTTTTGGAAGCAGTATATCAGGAATGCATGGAAAGGGAGCTTAAGCGCGCCGGGATTCCATTTATTTCTCAAGCAGAATTGATCCTGCACTACAAGAACGAAAAACTCAATCAAACCTACAGGCCCGATTTCGTATGCTTTGGAAAGATTATTTTGGAAATCAAGGCTGTAAAGGAATTATCGGATGAACACCGTGCTCAGGTCCATAATTACTTGAAAGCCACGGGTTATGAGCTGGGGTTTTTGGTGAATTTCGGCCATTATCCGAAAGCCCAAATTGAAAGGATTGTTTTATGA
- a CDS encoding helix-turn-helix domain-containing protein — MEDRWLSVDEIAAYLGIKRDTVYKWISEKQMPAHRMGRLWKFRKEEVDEWVKTGGAGESGSQNSDTGKK, encoded by the coding sequence ATGGAAGATCGATGGCTTTCCGTAGATGAGATCGCGGCCTATCTCGGCATCAAGCGGGATACGGTCTACAAATGGATATCTGAAAAGCAAATGCCCGCTCACCGGATGGGCCGCCTGTGGAAATTCCGCAAGGAAGAGGTGGACGAGTGGGTAAAGACAGGGGGAGCAGGGGAGTCAGGTTCTCAGAATTCGGATACGGGAAAGAAATGA
- the elyC gene encoding envelope biogenesis factor ElyC, with protein sequence MDWFLVRKSLSHMLYPVPTILMILGLGVLLLWITPWKRAGRLLVTLGTLVLAGLSWGPVADSMLKPLEQSEGAWVFHEGMKEIRWVVVLGSGHVSDPRLPPVTRLDEASLARLVEGIRIHRLLWQSRLLLSGGSLHDPVANAQVMAEAALCLGVEPGKLALEKTSRNTEDQAREIKHMLGEEPFVLVTSAAHMPRAMELFRAMGMNPIAAPTNHMLKQRPHGGYSEKYPSCENLRKVRRALHEYLGLAWLKVKKWVQAVPSL encoded by the coding sequence ATGGACTGGTTTCTTGTCAGAAAGTCGCTTTCCCACATGCTTTACCCAGTGCCCACGATTTTAATGATCTTGGGATTGGGTGTTTTGTTACTTTGGATCACACCCTGGAAGAGGGCAGGAAGGCTGCTTGTAACCCTGGGCACTCTTGTCCTGGCAGGGCTTAGCTGGGGGCCTGTGGCAGACAGCATGTTAAAGCCTCTGGAGCAATCTGAAGGGGCTTGGGTTTTCCATGAAGGCATGAAGGAGATCCGCTGGGTGGTGGTGTTGGGAAGCGGGCATGTTTCAGATCCCAGACTGCCGCCTGTAACCCGCCTGGACGAGGCCTCTTTGGCCCGACTGGTAGAGGGAATCCGCATCCATAGGCTCCTTTGGCAGAGCCGACTTCTGCTTTCAGGAGGAAGCCTCCATGATCCTGTTGCCAATGCGCAGGTCATGGCTGAGGCAGCCTTGTGCCTTGGGGTGGAGCCTGGGAAATTGGCCCTGGAGAAAACCTCAAGAAACACGGAGGATCAGGCCAGGGAAATAAAACACATGCTGGGTGAAGAGCCTTTTGTGCTTGTGACTTCTGCAGCTCACATGCCAAGAGCCATGGAACTCTTTCGGGCCATGGGAATGAACCCCATTGCAGCCCCAACGAATCATATGCTCAAACAACGGCCTCATGGGGGTTACTCTGAGAAGTATCCATCCTGCGAAAATCTGCGCAAGGTCCGCCGTGCTCTTCACGAGTACCTGGGCCTTGCCTGGCTCAAGGTGAAAAAGTGGGTGCAGGCCGTGCCCTCTTTGTGA
- a CDS encoding peptidoglycan DD-metalloendopeptidase family protein yields the protein MRGWVAWTALAAALVLLAGCDAKRQVSPPPVRKAAKPIQVPALDTPQEKAQGTYHVVKKGETLWRICRAYGADLQQVAEINNIRDPSQIREGQKIFIPGASGATRVELPKGPVDKALEAEPKIQLFVGKLIWPVRGQVSSSFGVRNGMKHSGIDITAPLGTPVVAAAEGEVMYKGQLRGYGNILILRHSEELATVYAHLNEIRASEHQRVRQGETIGTVGNSGQSEGAHLHFEVRVKNVARNPLFYLSENAQ from the coding sequence ATGAGAGGGTGGGTTGCCTGGACCGCCCTGGCGGCAGCTCTTGTGCTTTTGGCCGGGTGCGATGCCAAAAGACAGGTGAGCCCGCCTCCTGTGAGAAAGGCTGCCAAGCCCATCCAGGTACCAGCCCTGGATACTCCCCAGGAAAAAGCCCAAGGCACATACCATGTGGTGAAAAAGGGAGAGACCCTCTGGCGCATCTGTCGAGCCTATGGGGCAGACCTTCAGCAGGTGGCTGAGATCAATAACATAAGGGATCCCTCCCAAATCCGGGAAGGCCAAAAAATATTTATCCCAGGTGCATCTGGGGCGACTCGAGTGGAACTCCCCAAGGGCCCTGTGGACAAAGCTCTTGAGGCTGAGCCCAAGATACAGCTTTTTGTTGGAAAACTCATCTGGCCTGTTAGAGGGCAGGTATCCTCTTCCTTCGGAGTCAGAAATGGAATGAAGCACTCGGGCATAGACATCACTGCGCCCTTGGGAACCCCGGTGGTGGCTGCGGCCGAAGGTGAGGTGATGTACAAAGGCCAGCTGAGGGGCTATGGAAACATCTTGATATTGAGGCACTCCGAGGAGCTGGCCACGGTTTACGCTCATCTAAACGAAATCCGTGCATCGGAGCATCAGCGGGTCAGGCAGGGAGAAACCATAGGCACCGTTGGTAATAGCGGCCAAAGCGAGGGTGCACACCTCCACTTCGAGGTGCGTGTGAAAAATGTGGCCAGAAACCCCCTATTCTATTTGTCCGAAAATGCCCAGTGA
- a CDS encoding class I SAM-dependent DNA methyltransferase, with translation MNQDLRRKLNRITDILWAGGVTNPVTYIEQISYLIYLKLLDEEESSRELKARLLGKQTNGNGTLLFPKQAERFRWSKWRFKSGTDLRDFVRDHVFPYMASLVKEEPQIAEYFRDAVLEIVDPNVLKQVVDEIDGIDFAKLGTDVKGDIFEYMLTHLGQSALNGQFRTPRQIRTMMVEMLDPDLGDTIYDPACGTGGFLIDAVEYILARYSTEPQEVPIYGEEWLEKRGQSIEEAKKEIPSLQTYRKGPGEKIPDWTLLERSIYGIDVSRQMMRIAMMNLVLHGIRQANVKRANTLSDMGGLTEDDLNRRYKVILSNPPFAGVLPKESIRKDLPTNSKKSELLFLGVMMEALAPGGQCAVVVPEGLLFGSTSAHVELRRKLVEDFDLLAVVSLPAGVFKPYAGVKTGVLVFRKPKTTEHTEYTEKRKKEIQCGPCIPWSEKKIWFYEVRADGFDPDKISGGGRPETPERNDIPDLLEKWKTYKESKFSNPPGVEAGTLLPAGSEEPRCWWATIKTVAENDYNLAAGRYKPQIAEKAPDEDPAQLIRETLAIEREIAEGLEKLLKEIEREG, from the coding sequence ATGAACCAAGACCTTCGCAGAAAGTTGAACCGGATCACCGACATCCTCTGGGCAGGCGGGGTGACCAATCCGGTCACCTATATCGAACAGATTTCCTATCTCATCTACCTCAAGCTGCTCGACGAGGAGGAATCCAGCCGCGAACTCAAGGCCCGGCTTCTGGGAAAACAGACAAACGGCAACGGCACCCTGCTCTTCCCCAAACAGGCCGAACGTTTCCGCTGGTCCAAGTGGCGTTTCAAGAGCGGCACGGACCTGCGTGACTTCGTGCGCGATCACGTTTTTCCCTATATGGCTTCGCTGGTAAAGGAAGAGCCGCAAATCGCCGAGTACTTCCGCGACGCCGTGCTCGAGATTGTTGACCCCAACGTGCTCAAGCAAGTGGTGGACGAGATCGACGGCATCGACTTCGCCAAGCTCGGCACCGATGTGAAGGGCGACATCTTCGAGTACATGCTGACCCACCTGGGACAGTCCGCCCTCAACGGCCAATTCCGGACGCCACGACAGATAAGAACCATGATGGTCGAGATGCTGGACCCCGATCTTGGGGATACGATCTATGACCCGGCTTGCGGTACCGGCGGCTTCCTCATCGACGCCGTCGAGTACATCCTGGCCAGATACTCGACCGAACCTCAGGAAGTGCCCATCTACGGTGAGGAGTGGCTGGAAAAGCGTGGCCAATCCATCGAAGAGGCCAAGAAGGAAATCCCGAGTTTGCAAACCTACCGAAAGGGTCCAGGGGAGAAGATCCCCGATTGGACTCTCTTGGAGCGCTCTATCTACGGTATCGATGTATCGCGCCAGATGATGCGCATCGCCATGATGAATCTGGTGCTGCACGGCATCCGTCAGGCCAATGTCAAGCGCGCCAATACGCTTTCCGATATGGGCGGCCTCACCGAAGACGACCTGAACCGCCGCTACAAGGTGATCCTTTCCAATCCGCCCTTTGCCGGTGTTCTCCCCAAGGAATCCATCCGCAAGGACCTTCCCACCAACTCAAAGAAGAGCGAGCTGCTTTTCCTGGGCGTGATGATGGAGGCCCTTGCTCCGGGCGGCCAGTGTGCCGTCGTTGTGCCCGAGGGGCTGCTTTTCGGTTCGACCTCGGCGCATGTGGAACTCAGGCGCAAGCTGGTCGAGGATTTCGATCTGCTGGCCGTAGTTTCCCTGCCCGCTGGAGTATTCAAACCCTACGCGGGCGTAAAGACCGGCGTGCTTGTATTTAGAAAACCAAAAACCACGGAACACACGGAATACACGGAAAAAAGAAAAAAAGAAATTCAGTGTGGTCCGTGTATTCCGTGGTCTGAAAAAAAGATATGGTTCTACGAGGTGCGTGCGGACGGCTTCGACCCTGACAAGATTTCCGGCGGCGGCAGACCTGAAACCCCCGAACGTAACGACATTCCTGACCTGCTCGAGAAGTGGAAGACCTACAAGGAATCGAAGTTCTCGAATCCGCCGGGTGTCGAAGCCGGAACGCTCCTGCCTGCTGGAAGCGAGGAGCCGCGCTGCTGGTGGGCAACCATCAAGACCGTTGCGGAAAACGATTACAATCTTGCGGCCGGCCGCTACAAGCCGCAGATCGCCGAAAAGGCGCCGGATGAGGACCCGGCGCAACTCATCCGGGAAACGCTCGCCATCGAGAGGGAAATCGCAGAAGGCTTGGAGAAATTGCTCAAGGAAATAGAGAGAGAAGGATGA